The following proteins are co-located in the Rippkaea orientalis PCC 8801 genome:
- a CDS encoding protochlorophyllide reductase: MTQDQKTVIITGASSGVGLYAAKALIQKWGYHVVMACRNLDKTYRVAQELGFPSDSYTVLPIDLGSLGSVRYFVQAFRETKKPLDALLCNAAIYMPLLKEPLRSPEGYELTMTTNHLGHFLLCNLLLEDLQRSSSPEPRVVILGTVTHNPDELGGKIPPRPDLGNLEGFEAGFVEPHSMIDGKKFEPVKAYKDSKVCNVLTMRELHRRYHDSTGITFSSLYPGCVATTALFRNHYPLFQKLFPLFQKHITGGFVSEELAGERVADVVAAPEYNQSGSYWSWGNRQKKDRESFVQQVSPQARDDEKAEKMWDLSAQLVGLA, encoded by the coding sequence ATGACCCAAGATCAAAAAACCGTTATCATTACAGGAGCCTCCTCTGGAGTAGGTTTATACGCCGCCAAAGCCCTCATCCAAAAATGGGGCTATCATGTCGTTATGGCCTGCCGTAATTTAGATAAAACCTACCGAGTTGCCCAAGAACTAGGATTTCCTTCGGATAGCTACACCGTCCTTCCTATTGATCTCGGAAGTTTAGGGAGTGTGCGATACTTTGTTCAAGCATTTCGGGAAACCAAAAAACCCCTGGATGCCCTATTATGTAACGCAGCCATCTATATGCCCTTACTCAAAGAACCCCTGCGATCGCCAGAAGGGTACGAATTAACCATGACCACCAATCATTTAGGGCATTTTCTACTATGTAACCTCCTCTTAGAAGATCTCCAACGATCATCCTCCCCAGAACCGAGAGTCGTCATTTTAGGAACCGTCACCCATAACCCCGATGAATTGGGCGGAAAGATCCCCCCTCGCCCGGATTTAGGCAATTTAGAAGGGTTTGAAGCCGGATTTGTTGAACCCCATTCCATGATTGATGGTAAAAAATTTGAACCCGTTAAAGCCTATAAAGATAGCAAAGTCTGTAACGTTCTGACCATGCGGGAATTACACCGACGCTATCACGACTCCACCGGAATTACCTTCAGTTCCCTCTATCCAGGGTGTGTCGCTACCACTGCCCTCTTCCGTAACCACTATCCCCTGTTCCAAAAACTCTTCCCCCTCTTCCAAAAACACATTACCGGGGGGTTTGTCTCTGAAGAATTAGCCGGAGAACGGGTAGCGGATGTCGTCGCTGCACCTGAGTATAATCAATCTGGGTCTTATTGGAGTTGGGGCAACCGTCAGAAAAAAGACCGAGAGTCCTTTGTCCAACAGGTTTCTCCTCAAGCCCGCGATGACGAAAAAGCCGAGAAAATGTGGGATCTCAGTGCTCAGTTGGTCGGACTAGCTTAA
- a CDS encoding sulfotransferase family protein, which translates to MNKLPDFIIIGAMKCATSSLHEQLAQQPGIFMSELKEPNFFSNDEQYAKGMDWYLSHFQDASPNDLCGESSTHYTKLPTYPQTIERLQKYLPQAKFIYVMRHPIDRLISQYIHEWSQRVISVDINQAIYQHPELIEYSLYTKQLTPYFEAFEQEKVLPVFFEGMLTNSQEELERICQFIGYKSQAKWDNELAASNVSNQRMIKSKWRDLLVETPGLKQLRRWFIPKGFRDWVKTFWTIKQKPELSSENIHYLENIFNEDLAILGNWLGIELSCNNFKQTAKQVSPNWNQAKK; encoded by the coding sequence ATGAACAAACTTCCTGATTTTATCATTATTGGTGCCATGAAATGCGCTACCAGTTCGCTCCACGAACAATTGGCACAACAACCCGGTATCTTCATGAGTGAATTGAAAGAACCGAATTTTTTTAGTAATGATGAGCAATATGCTAAAGGAATGGATTGGTATTTATCCCATTTTCAGGATGCTTCTCCTAATGATCTTTGTGGTGAATCGAGTACCCATTATACCAAACTTCCTACCTATCCCCAGACTATTGAACGGTTGCAAAAATATTTGCCTCAAGCTAAATTTATTTATGTCATGCGTCACCCCATTGATCGCTTGATTTCTCAGTATATTCATGAATGGAGTCAACGGGTTATTTCAGTTGATATCAATCAAGCAATTTATCAGCATCCAGAACTCATTGAATATAGTCTTTATACAAAACAACTAACACCCTATTTTGAAGCCTTTGAACAAGAAAAAGTTCTCCCTGTATTTTTTGAAGGAATGTTAACCAATTCTCAAGAAGAATTGGAAAGAATTTGTCAATTTATTGGCTATAAAAGTCAAGCAAAATGGGATAATGAACTAGCCGCGAGCAATGTTTCTAATCAACGGATGATTAAAAGTAAATGGCGGGATCTCCTAGTAGAAACCCCGGGATTAAAACAACTCAGACGCTGGTTTATTCCTAAAGGTTTTCGTGATTGGGTAAAAACGTTTTGGACTATCAAACAAAAACCAGAATTAAGTTCTGAAAATATCCACTATCTTGAAAATATTTTTAATGAAGATCTGGCAATTTTAGGAAACTGGTTAGGGATAGAACTATCTTGTAATAATTTTAAACAAACGGCTAAACAAGTTTCCCCTAATTGGAATCAAGCAAAAAAATGA
- a CDS encoding flavin prenyltransferase UbiX: MRQEDAQFQHSPIKPLILGVSGASGLIYAVRALKFLLEADYTIELVASKATYMVWQAEQAIRMPPEPDEQALFWREQAGVSTQGKLHCHRWGDVGATIASGSFRTLGMIILPCSMSTVAKLATGLSSDLLERAADVQIKEGRPLVIVPRETPLSLIHLRNLTTLAETGVRIVPAIPAWYHNPQTIEDLVDFVVARTLDQLDIDCIPLNRWQGHNRGEN, from the coding sequence TTGAGGCAAGAAGACGCTCAATTTCAACATTCCCCAATTAAACCGTTAATTTTGGGAGTTAGTGGCGCATCGGGTCTAATTTATGCCGTTCGTGCCCTCAAGTTTCTCCTAGAAGCGGACTATACTATTGAATTAGTAGCCTCGAAAGCGACTTACATGGTCTGGCAAGCCGAACAAGCCATCAGAATGCCCCCTGAACCCGACGAACAAGCTCTATTTTGGCGCGAACAAGCGGGAGTTTCGACTCAGGGTAAACTTCACTGTCACCGTTGGGGCGATGTGGGGGCAACTATCGCCAGTGGCTCGTTTCGGACATTGGGAATGATTATTCTGCCCTGTAGCATGAGTACGGTAGCGAAGTTAGCGACGGGTTTAAGTTCAGATTTGCTCGAACGCGCTGCCGATGTTCAAATTAAGGAAGGTCGTCCCCTGGTTATCGTTCCCCGTGAAACGCCCTTGAGTTTGATTCATCTGCGAAATTTGACCACTTTGGCGGAAACGGGGGTGAGAATTGTTCCGGCTATTCCAGCTTGGTATCATAATCCCCAAACTATCGAGGATTTAGTGGATTTTGTTGTGGCTCGTACTTTAGATCAA
- a CDS encoding HEAT repeat domain-containing protein, with protein sequence MHDDDLSAMETADQFDDPLDHLESADSTTAPPDPEAMLPLLTDSEPSQRMVAARVFCELQDERAIAPLITLLQDVCPLVRVSAAYALGKNINTEAVTALIELLETDWNGYVRKGIVWSLGNCGDRRAVPPLIHALKTDISAVRLWSASSLAQIAKLQYEDVIAALPPLIEGLRRDTVAAVRSNCAWAIGQLCRELPSNVVYATAIDALIEALAEDEDLGVKDDARSALLRVGDPRGLQMIEELELEGLI encoded by the coding sequence ATGCACGACGATGACCTCAGCGCAATGGAGACGGCAGATCAGTTTGATGACCCGTTAGACCACTTAGAATCAGCAGACTCCACCACTGCCCCTCCTGATCCGGAGGCCATGTTGCCCCTGCTGACCGACTCAGAACCATCACAACGAATGGTGGCAGCCAGGGTATTTTGCGAACTGCAAGATGAACGGGCGATCGCACCCCTGATTACCTTATTACAAGATGTGTGTCCCCTAGTGCGAGTTAGTGCGGCCTACGCTTTGGGGAAAAATATCAACACGGAAGCCGTCACAGCCCTCATTGAACTCCTTGAGACTGACTGGAACGGTTATGTCCGCAAAGGCATTGTTTGGTCTTTGGGCAATTGTGGCGATCGCCGGGCAGTGCCTCCCCTCATCCATGCTCTCAAAACTGATATTTCTGCTGTCCGTCTCTGGTCTGCCAGTAGCTTAGCCCAAATTGCTAAGCTACAATACGAAGATGTGATTGCAGCCCTTCCCCCTTTGATTGAAGGGTTAAGGCGGGATACCGTGGCCGCTGTTCGCAGTAACTGCGCTTGGGCGATCGGACAACTGTGCCGAGAATTGCCCTCGAATGTGGTCTATGCAACGGCGATCGATGCTTTAATCGAAGCCTTGGCTGAAGATGAAGATCTCGGCGTTAAAGACGATGCTAGGAGTGCCTTACTGCGGGTGGGTGATCCTAGGGGACTGCAAATGATTGAAGAACTTGAACTTGAGGGACTCATTTGA
- a CDS encoding glycosyltransferase family 2 protein: MTQKMYLAIVIINYRTPHLVIDCLASLEDQIDVTQHCVILVDNDSGDESVSILEQTIVDHQWNDWVHLIASPVNGGFSAGNNLGIKAINAQAYLLLNSDTIVRPGAIASLLKALEQHPEAGLISPRLEWPDGTPQISCFRDHSFVSELINAAATGLITTLFSPYNVPIPVLDSPFEPQWTSFACVLIRREVIEQIGLMDEGYFMYFDDIDYCRRARKAGWKVLHWPDAHVVHLRGGSGSVKSDLAQRKRPRSYLYASRSRYFAKFYGIVGLWIANLFWLMGRSVSLIRELMGQRSTHICDYAAQDIWMNWHNPLQLPTLPTSSKINHEQTS; this comes from the coding sequence TTGACTCAAAAAATGTACCTAGCTATCGTCATTATTAACTATCGTACCCCCCATTTGGTGATTGACTGCTTGGCATCACTAGAAGATCAAATAGACGTGACGCAACACTGTGTCATATTAGTGGATAACGACTCAGGAGACGAATCCGTTTCTATTCTAGAACAGACAATTGTTGACCATCAATGGAATGATTGGGTTCATTTGATTGCTTCTCCCGTTAATGGGGGGTTTTCTGCGGGAAATAACCTTGGAATTAAAGCAATTAACGCCCAAGCCTATTTACTGCTCAATAGTGATACCATTGTTAGACCAGGAGCGATCGCTTCCTTGCTCAAAGCATTAGAACAACATCCCGAAGCAGGATTAATTAGTCCTCGCTTAGAATGGCCTGATGGAACCCCTCAAATTAGCTGTTTTCGAGATCATTCCTTCGTGAGTGAATTAATCAATGCAGCAGCCACCGGTCTAATTACTACTCTATTTTCTCCCTATAATGTACCAATTCCAGTTTTAGATAGTCCTTTTGAACCGCAATGGACGAGTTTTGCCTGTGTTTTAATCCGTCGAGAGGTCATTGAACAAATTGGCTTGATGGATGAAGGCTATTTCATGTATTTTGATGATATTGATTACTGTCGCCGTGCTAGAAAAGCCGGGTGGAAAGTGTTACATTGGCCTGACGCTCATGTGGTGCATTTAAGAGGAGGAAGTGGGTCTGTAAAATCTGATTTAGCACAGCGCAAACGCCCTCGTTCCTATCTCTATGCTTCCCGTTCTCGCTATTTTGCTAAGTTTTATGGAATCGTCGGATTATGGATAGCTAATCTATTTTGGTTAATGGGAAGAAGTGTGTCTTTAATCAGAGAATTAATGGGGCAACGTTCGACTCATATTTGTGACTATGCAGCGCAAGATATTTGGATGAATTGGCATAATCCTTTACAGCTACCAACATTACCCACCAGCAGCAAAATTAATCATGAACAAACTTCCTGA